ttcatCTCCAACCATGACACCAAATATtacaccaaaaataatattatattatttgatgttttctattttgataattctattatttttagtatttgaaattgataaataattattttatcacacTTTGATATTATGTTCTTTAAATTTTCGtaattatacatttataaaatttattttaacatttatacaaatttatttaaaatttatttaacatttatacaaatttatttaaaatttaaaatataaataatacaatatatttatgtttaattataaatttgaaatgattaataataataattgaaacaaatttaaactaattaataataataattgaactatattattaaattaaaatataataaaatatgtatataaattatttgtgtGATAAATAGTGTTACACTAAATTTCGTGTAACACTATTCACTTTACACCAAATTTAGTGGGATTGTGCAATTTTTGGTGTTCCATTGGAGATGAAATTATACCAAATTCAATGTTTTGGTGTCCTATTGGAGATGGCCTTTGGAGATGGCCTAAGAAGCATGTTTTGCGTTTTACTTCAGAATCTGAAGTTCAGATAGAGCTAGCTAGGAGAGTGATATGTGAGCAAATGCTAATCGGAATGGGGTCTATAATGAAAGATGCATTTAAAAGATTTATTCGAAAGATTTAAATTCTGGTTTGACAATAGTGTAATTCTGACTTGATAAAACCATAACCTTTGCCAAGTGTTTTAAAAGAATTACTGATATTGCATTGTACATGCATCCTTCATATCTGCAAACAAACTTAAAATCCAAACACGACCGTAAGTATATATGGTTTTGATCTTCTATTTCCTTGTCAATCTGATAAACGTCGACTATTAGGAGGTTCTTGATTTTGAGTCCTAAATATGACGCCATAACATTAAAAAAGAAGAGCTAAccaaactttttatatatataaactttccTAGACAACAACAATAATAGTTTGGTAGCTTCGGTAATGGTCAGACCCACAAGAGGATGCCATTTTTCAGGCAGGAAAGACACCATCTAAACACTAAGTCGAGTTAGACCAAGTAAGAAAGCATTTTTGTTCATATGATGAAAACTAGTTAGCAAAATGTAGAAATCTGAAGaagagttttatttatttttaacattatcCCATGAAGCCAGCTCCTGGCATGTTAGGCTGCCCTCCACCACCACTACCACCACCTTGTTGTGATCTTACAGGACCTTGTGCAAAAGCTTGACCACCCATTACTCCTGACCCAACCATCTGTTGAGGCTGCTGCTGTGGCATCTGATTCAGCGGCGAAGTCTGTTGCTGCATCTGATTCAGCGGCGAAGTCTGCTGCTGCATCTGATTTAGCGGTGAAGTCTGCTGCTGCATCTGATTCAGAGGCGAAGTctgctgctgctgatgatgTTGTTGAAGCTGAGACATCTGATGCTGCTGTTGCTGTTGCTGCTGATGATGTTGGAGTTGTGACAATTGATGTTGCTGCTGCTGGAGTTGTGGCAGCTGTTGCTGTTGGTGGTGTTGTTGTTGCTGGatctgttgctgctgctgctgctgatggatctgttgttgctgctgctgctgatggatctgttgttgctgctgttgtTTTGTAATTTGCGGCTTAAACACAACCATATCCTGATAGATCACAAAGGAACAAACGGTTCAGTAACTACTGACTGCATTTCTTTAAACCAAACCGATGTGTAGAGAAAGCAGTGGCGCATGATGGATTAGACAGGCACCTTTAGCAATCAGTTTGGAAGTAAAAACTCAAGAGACACTAGAGCTAATGGATACATGTGAAGTGAAACCATCTATAGATATCTTACTTGATGTTTACTTACCCCTGGAAAAAGCATTCCAATCAAGCGGCAAGCCTTGTCAGAGACAGAGAGAAGCAGCGTCTGTGACGGCAACTGGATGACTGCACACTGCACTTCAGGTAGACTTTGTTATCATAAAAAGCAAGGCACATGGTGAAAAGATTGATAGATTTCCCGTACGACTTATGTGCATATATCGATTAAACTAGTAACCAGCCATCATATTGCTATCAAGTTCGAATAAACGGGAGTGACATATATAGGAAAAGGAAATAACTGGCATAGAATATCAACAAAACTTACAAGCTTCTTATCCTGAAGTTGTCCTAAAAACCCATGCTGACTCATGGCTCGAAACACAAGGAAGTCAGCTTTGCCAACATATTGCCTGATACAAAGGCAGAAGAAAGTTAGTGATAAGAAAACAAACATCTACCAATGAAAAGCTATAGCAAGAAGACAGTACTTGTTATTCATATGATCCTGGGATATGAGACGAACAATCTGCATGGTTGGTGGCCAGTTTGCTGCCAACCTGAGGAGACgcagaaaaaaagagaaagcaaaAACTGCTTTAGCAGCTAACAATAATTTCTCAATGCGTAGGTAGACTGCTTATGAAACTTTCTTGACAAGGGtaagaaaaaaattgtcatATTTCAGTTAGTTATGAACTTACGAATCAGAGGCAGAAGCATTTCGGTAACCCTGTCAAATATAAACAAAGACATTACAATTTGCTAGGAGCAATCCAACAAATGTTTGGATAAGAAAGATGTGATTAAGCATTAAGCAAGAATTTGATCCTACAAATTCTTACATACCTCAAGTCTGGTGATAAGAACAGGTTGCCCTTGTCTTTGCCCAGATAAATTTCCCTACATGAATTAGAAAGTGTAAGTTAAAATTATCATCAGACCACCGCTGCTATTTCAGACAAAGTGAACTGACATTACCTCCCAGACTTTTACGTATTTGGATTGCGAAGGCTGCATAGCCCCCGATGACGCCTGTGACAGCTGCATATTAGGAGCTGAACTGTTACTGCCACCAAGTTGTTGTATTCCTGGTTGTGCTTGTTGGCCAACTCCTGGAGTAGGCATCATTCCACCCGTTGCAGATGAGACATTTCCTTGACCGAGGCCAGTCATCATGTTTTGGTTCATGGAAATTCCACCTTGCATCATCTGTGAACCAGAATGATTTCCTTGGTTCATCCCTGGCATCGGTTGAGGCATTGGTTGAGAAACACCAAGGTTCGAAGTAACGTTTGACGTTGTTTGAGGACTAAAGGAATTGTTAGGGCCCGGGCTTTGCCCCGCTTGTGCATTTCCCATAAGTGCACCTGAACCAGCAATTGAAGTATTTCCCTGCTGTCCAGATGAAAACCCAGTTTGTGAAGGAGGCTGAGATGTAGCCATTCCTGTCGATATCATATTTGACATATGCATTGCGACTGCACTTTGCCCAGCCGACGAGGCTGCCCCCGCCAGAGCTGCAGAGCTCATGACTTGTCGAACTTGGGAAAGGTTATTCAACAGACTTACATTTCCAGGAGGACCAGAACGCAATGGTGGCGTCATTCCACTAACCACAGGCTTAACATCTGGTGCATTCTCGGCATTAGTGATCATTTCTTGAGAAACTGACGATGCTGAAGATGTTTGAACTGAAGGAATTGCCTGTGCAGCAGGTCGAGCTGCGGAAGAGGGGATATGCGGAAAATTTGGAACTGCTGCCATAGAAGATACAGTGCTAGGCTCCTGAAATTTAATTCCAAAAAATCCAATTAacaagatttatatatttatgttaagttATCTAATTAGTTGATAAgatttcatttcatatataCGTATGGGATATTCAAAAGAACCTAACGTTAAATCAATTTAACTAAATATCTTATCAAGCACCAcagaataaatttttataatccATTTGCGATTTATAGTTTCTAACAAACAGACATGAATCTATTTGCCAATTAAGCTGTCACCTCCAACCGACTAAAAAGATCAAATAGACTTACAACTTTCACAGTAGCAGTTGGAACTGGTCCAACAGAGACTGGCTGCCGGTTAAGAATAGGCCCATTGGCTGAAAATCACACAAAAAAAGAGATCTTCACATAAAAGGAAGCAGGATATAATCGGAAAGACACACAAAGAGAGCAAGATATTTCAACTAAAAATAGGGCCTGCTAAGCATAAGTACCTGATGGCACAAGAGCTGGAGGTTGTCCAGCGACTGGAAGAGATGGAGCAACAGTGGCCCTGTCCATTTTCACAGGGCTCTGAGTCTGTGGCAAATTGGTAGCAGTATGACTTAAAGCAGCACGTGCCTCCACAAAATTCTCTGAGATCAGGACAAGATAGAATGTGTTCTTAACCGTGTCAATTGACAAGTCCCCACTTTGAGGATTGAGCTTTCCCTGCAattaaaattggaaaaaaaaagttactcaCAAAACAATCTTACTTCAGCCTGTAGCACTGACGATAAAGAGATGACTGAAAAAAGAAACACTTATGTAAGCTGAACATCTAAAGAAATGTAAATAGATACGCAGTCTCACCGCATTGTATAGTGCTCTAACTTTAGGAAGCTGCTTGGGACACACAACAGACAAAGAAACAGAGCACTGCAGAACAATATCGCAGGTGAGGGAttcccaaagaaagaaaaaagtaacTGTAGCAAGTCGTAACACATGGGAAATTCCCAAATAAAAAAAGGTACCCTCGAAAAATATGATGCCACTGTCTCGGCATCTGATAAACGGCTTTCAGGTTGCGCATCGCCATTTTCATTTCGTTCGGCATTTTGCAGTTTTGGACGATATACAGGTGTTGGCAACGAGTAGGGGTTGCTGGCTGTGATTAAAATACAGTGCCTTTTAAGATCATTACTTGGTTGAGCTTGGCCTGAAGGAGGAGGAAACATCTGCGTCATGAAAGGCAGAAAAAAAAACGTGAGGTTTAAGGATCTTAATATCTCTGACAGAAGCAGCACTATATACAATCAGCCcatggaaaaaagaaaaaattaactGAGAAACTAAACTTAGTCAAAATGGCCCAAACACATGCATTTCTAGTTACGGCATAGAATGATTAAAGATAAAGTTTTCCCACCATCAATGCTTCGGCAAGACCTTCGGCTGTGGCAGCTTCATTGAAACCACCGCCGGCAAATTGTATGGATGAAAGCCAATGCAAGAAAATGTCAACATCTCTTGTCCAGCCACTCCTTTGTACCAAGCAACCTAAGAATACGGAAAATAATCAGAATTAAAATGGAATAGCAAAAAAACGCCTAATACAATGCTTGTATTTGGATATCACAGTAATGGAGGAGCGCAATACATACCAGAATATGAACCATGTGAATTGAAGATGACCAGCGATAGCTCAACATTCGAAACAGGGTTCCTCTGCAAAGTTTAGAAGATACATAAAGAAGACTCATCAACCATCGACTTAGACATAACAAACTGTCTACTGTTCGCTCAAGACTGAAAACTAGAGTTTTCCTCAAAAACCGTACCTCTCCATTTAACTCACTGCCACAGAAAGACCTGCAACAACCCACACAAAAAGAGATGAGCATTAACAGAGACGACGGAAGTAAAATCTCACTAAAACATATGCTAATACCAATTTCAACGTAATTGAGAGCTAATTAACATTTTACattttgcttttttttctttaattgaCGAAAACAAAATATCACCACACAGAATCAAATACGAAACCACAAAATTGAGAGGCTAATAGATAAAGGGGCCATTGATCAGAAACCCTAACATGGAGAGGGGGATGAGAATAAAACAACAACCTGATGATTTTGTGGAGGTAGTCGGAGACGATGGTATGCCAATAAGGACCCAAGGCTGCAGTGCCTTCCGCAACGACGATCAGCTGTTTCATCTCCGACAGCTGGTTTGTTGACGACATGTTCGGTCGGGAAACTCGCCGCGAAGAAGCTGCGAACGCGAATCAAAGGAAGATTGAaagacctctctctctctctctctctctctggccTCTAATTactgatcttcttcttcttatattAAGAGCGTTACGATTTTTCACCCACGGTAACTTCTCTAGGAATTTTATCTTTTTGgtaaagtttttttcttcttcttctcctccggTAAAAAGGAGGAACCAAATTGAATTACAACTTTTGTTTGTGGTAGATACTATAGGAATAAATCAATATAATTCTAAATATCTTTGAATTCAAATTTGTtacttagaaaatatatttaatctgcGTTTTCCAATTTAAGGCTGATTTTAAATTTGACCAAGAGTATTTTTCATTCAGAACTAGTTATCTTcaccaaacaaaatatttccATTTAGAAAATGCAAagaatatacataatttatttagtaGTGAAGGTCAGGTCGAACTTGTTTcgtaaaacatttttaaacgCTAATACTATACCTCAGTAGACTAAAGAGGTAGAGGCCATTTTATAGTCCATTTTAAGATTGTCCCCAACACTTGTACATGGGCCACTTGGCTATCATGCATAACTAATCGAAAAATGATTGATTCATGGATATCATGCACATCATGAGACGATTATGAATTTCGTCAAAGTAGTAAAGGATCCTTAAGCGCATCAAAAGGGTTGTGGAGTCTTTTGGGCCGCAAGTAACTAATTGTTATTGCCCACAAAGTTTTATTTCCTTGTGTATTAGAACATGTTTTTGTTTGACTTTTAAGACTATCTTTTTAATCCTAAAAGAGGTCTGGACAATTTTCATGTGTGGTGCAATAATTAGCTATGATCTGAGCCAGAACCAGCCTCCACATACATTATGTGTAGCCTTTAAgatcttattaatattttttttaaaacaactatACTTCGTGTAACAAGCAAGATCCTCTTATTAAGATGCATGAATCTTAGACAAAAGACAAGTAATTGTCAGTCGTCGAGATATACTTCTATTAATTACAAGTATGTGGTTCTAAAATCGTAGTGTTGATTCCGTGAAGGTTATTAATGAATAATAATCTGTGGTCAGTGTTTTGAACAGATCTTACTCGAAAACAGTATTTAAGAAACGTACAGAATCTTTGAACAATCGTCATTGTTCTTCTCCCTTTAAGCATCTCAAACACATTAAAAGATCTTCGTATCCTACACACGTTTTATTACTGGACATGCTGACAGTAAACTATTCTATTTGATCCCATAAGATATTTTCTCCATTTATGTAAACAAGTACTAAATGCATAAATACTAGTTTGGCCAAATACTCAAAACAAATATCTCATGTTTCAACTGAAAACATTGCAATAAAGGGATTATAAAACCAATATAAAtcgatataatatttttgaccAGAAAAGAGATATAAGATAAGGTCCAAACACATATTTTTCTATCACATGATGAACACATCATATTCATTAACGGTGGGAAACAAACCCAAATTTTAGATGtgagcaaagaaaaaaaaactatttcctAGTCAGCATTTTCTTGTCTTATCCTAATTTACAACTTGCCAATTTGATCGATTTTTCTACAAAAgggaaaataaattttaaaaataaaatgaaaatgaaatggGTCACA
The Raphanus sativus cultivar WK10039 unplaced genomic scaffold, ASM80110v3 Scaffold0409, whole genome shotgun sequence DNA segment above includes these coding regions:
- the LOC108831307 gene encoding mediator of RNA polymerase II transcription subunit 25 isoform X1; amino-acid sequence: MSSTNQLSEMKQLIVVAEGTAALGPYWHTIVSDYLHKIIRSFCGSELNGERNPVSNVELSLVIFNSHGSYSGCLVQRSGWTRDVDIFLHWLSSIQFAGGGFNEAATAEGLAEALMMFPPPSGQAQPSNDLKRHCILITASNPYSLPTPVYRPKLQNAERNENGDAQPESRLSDAETVASYFSRCSVSLSVVCPKQLPKVRALYNAGKLNPQSGDLSIDTVKNTFYLVLISENFVEARAALSHTATNLPQTQSPVKMDRATVAPSLPVAGQPPALVPSANGPILNRQPVSVGPVPTATVKVEPSTVSSMAAVPNFPHIPSSAARPAAQAIPSVQTSSASSVSQEMITNAENAPDVKPVVSGMTPPLRSGPPGNVSLLNNLSQVRQVMSSAALAGAASSAGQSAVAMHMSNMISTGMATSQPPSQTGFSSGQQGNTSIAGSGALMGNAQAGQSPGPNNSFSPQTTSNVTSNLGVSQPMPQPMPGMNQGNHSGSQMMQGGISMNQNMMTGLGQGNVSSATGGMMPTPGVGQQAQPGIQQLGGSNSSAPNMQLSQASSGAMQPSQSKYVKVWEGNLSGQRQGQPVLITRLEGYRNASASDSLAANWPPTMQIVRLISQDHMNNKQYVGKADFLVFRAMSQHGFLGQLQDKKLCAVIQLPSQTLLLSVSDKACRLIGMLFPGVSKHQDMVVFKPQITKQQQQQQIHQQQQQQQIHQQQQQQQIQQQQHHQQQQLPQLQQQQHQLSQLQHHQQQQQQQHQMSQLQQHHQQQQTSPLNQMQQQTSPLNQMQQQTSPLNQMQQQTSPLNQMPQQQPQQMVGSGVMGGQAFAQGPVRSQQGGGSGGGGQPNMPGAGFMG
- the LOC108831307 gene encoding mediator of RNA polymerase II transcription subunit 25 isoform X2, yielding MSSTNQLSEMKQLIVVAEGTAALGPYWHTIVSDYLHKIIRSFCGSELNGERNPVSNVELSLVIFNSHGSYSGCLVQRSGWTRDVDIFLHWLSSIQFAGGGFNEAATAEGLAEALMMFPPPSGQAQPSNDLKRHCILITASNPYSLPTPVYRPKLQNAERNENGDAQPESRLSDAETVASYFSRCSVSLSVVCPKQLPKVRALYNAGKLNPQSGDLSIDTVKNTFYLVLISENFVEARAALSHTATNLPQTQSPVKMDRATVAPSLPVAGQPPALVPSANGPILNRQPVSVGPVPTATVKVEPSTVSSMAAVPNFPHIPSSAARPAAQAIPSVQTSSASSVSQEMITNAENAPDVKPVVSGMTPPLRSGPPGNVSLLNNLSQVRQVMSSAALAGAASSAGQSAVAMHMSNMISTGMATSQPPSQTGFSSGQQGNTSIAGSGALMGNAQAGQSPGPNNSFSPQTTSNVTSNLGVSQPMPQPMPGMNQGNHSGSQMMQGGISMNQNMMTGLGQGNVSSATGGMMPTPGVGQQAQPGIQQLGGSNSSAPNMQLSQASSGAMQPSQSKYVKVWEGNLSGQRQGQPVLITRLEGYRNASASDSLAANWPPTMQIVRLISQDHMNNKQYVGKADFLVFRAMSQHGFLGQLQDKKLCAVIQLPSQTLLLSVSDKACRLIGMLFPGDMVVFKPQITKQQQQQQIHQQQQQQQIHQQQQQQQIQQQQHHQQQQLPQLQQQQHQLSQLQHHQQQQQQQHQMSQLQQHHQQQQTSPLNQMQQQTSPLNQMQQQTSPLNQMQQQTSPLNQMPQQQPQQMVGSGVMGGQAFAQGPVRSQQGGGSGGGGQPNMPGAGFMG